GCCTTAATTAATGTGCTCTGAGTATCATACTATGATCTTGTGTCCATATTGATAGATTTCTGTGTGTTATAACTAATCCATTATTTCTAGTTCACGTTAAATAGGATAAAAGCCACCCTCACGTGGTACAGAGGGTGACTTTTATCGAAAACCTCTTCAACACCTTAATTCATGACGCGCTGGATGCTTACTTTGATCCGGTCGGAAGTCTCCCCGTAATCATACTGATCATTAACCAGGCGCACATTGGGATTGCTGTCTTCGGGCCCGGTGTCGGGTCCGGATTGTCGCAATGCTTGGTTACCACCTATGCCCGGTTCTTCATTGGCTTCAGTACCGGCATCCCAGAGACGAATCTGGTCAGTAATGTTACCGGAGATTGGACTCCCCTGGGAAAAGAGTGGGACCCCCTGTTCAACCGGGCTGTAAAACAGGTCGTTGGACTGCACATACATCGTAGTAAAAGTCAGCCTGTCGCCCTGCGTGGCCGTAAATGTAAATTTGTACTGATCTCCCGGAAGCAGTGGACCCGGCCCGCTGGCTCCCACCGGCTGGTTAAAACCACCACTTTCTGAAACATTCCCTTCAGATGAGAGGAAAGAAACCAGCATATCAATCATACCATCTTCAGCCACCTCTTCCAGGCCGTTGTCAGCTGCTGGTTTACCTTCATTAAAAATGGGATTATCTCCATTATAGACGGCAAAAGCGCCAGGTGACAGCGGCACGGTCAAACCAGTTTTATCTGCCAGATTACCCGCCAGCTCTCCCGGCATGCCATCTTCAGCAATAGCTTCGAGTCCTTCGCCATAATCCGGATGACCTGCTGTGAACAACAGGGCGCTTTGTGATGCCGGATGTACCAGCCATGCGCCCGGAGACAGGGGCACGGGTTTGCCACCTTCGGAAGTTTGCAGCGTGCTGGATGTCGACACATTCTCAACACGAACCCTGAAACCATACTCGCTGGTAGAGCTAAGTGTCACCTTGATAACTTCATCGTTATCCGGTAAATCCATTTTATCAACCAGTCGCACATTGTCGTTGTCGTCCGCCGGTCCGGTATCCGTTCCGCTTTGCCGTGGGGCCTGATTATTGCCCGTTCCCGGCTCCTGGTCCTCTTCTGTTCCCGCATCGTACAAGTTGATCTGGGAGGTTACATCACCGGTTACCTTGGATCCGTCCTCATTGTAGAGGGCTAACCCATCTTCGCCAAAAGAATAGATCCAGTCATTGGACTGCACGAACATGGTGGTCAAAGACAGCCTGGCGCCCTGCGGAGCGGTAAATTCAAACTCATAAGCACCGCCCGGCCCGATAGCACCCGGATCGCTCGCTCCCACCGGTACGGCAAAAGCACCGCTTTTAAGAATCGGATAGGATTCACTCACATTTTCGATCGTAACCTCGTATTCGGCTATCGGCACGTTCCCGTTTCCCGGAAATATGTCCTTGCAGGATACGAGTCCAACGGCCAACATCATCGCAGCAATCAGCACTTTTGACTTTTTTACATATACACCCATAATGATTACCTGTTTTTTATTTGGATTGAAATTACACTCCATAGGTAAGCATCCGGGCAGACGAAGTTATCACAAAAGTGTAACGATTCTCTGGTAAATGTTTAACGGTGCTATTATCCAGGGCATTAAGTCGGACGCACCTCTCTCCTCCGCGCAAGGCTTCGTTGAGCAGGCCAATGCTCATCATCGTAGTATCAACGGTGAAATCATTGCCTGTTTAGAACGATCTGTCAAACCTCAACAGTTTTCCACTGACGATATTTTACAGTGCAGATTCTTCGAGAGTTTCCCCAAAAAGCTAAACATCCAGAGAAAGTAATCAAATCATAAATTTGTCCAGGTACTTAACCCGTGCATCTACTCTCTGAATATCACCTTGTGGTCTCCCACTCCATCGGAAGATTCCCCAGGCCGCTTATGTATAGGCGCTTCTCCCGCGTAGTAGTTTGCCTGTTTGTTTTACTTGGAATCCATTTAAGATTACAGCTCAATATTTGAACAATGATCTTCCAAATAAAAAACCTCCAAGATTATTAAAATCCCAGAGGTTTAATTTTTTTAAATATAATATCGGGTTACTTGATCTCCCAGGTTTCAGAGCCCTGTAGCAAAGTGTCCAAATCACCCTGCCCCCTTCCTTCGACAGCAGCATTAATTTGACTACTGACACCTTCCTCATAACAGGGGCGCTCTACGGCATAGAGTACCCCGAATGGTCGCGGCAGGTGTGTTTCTCCAGGCGCAGGAGCGTCGAAGAATTGCGACAGCAGGTAGGCCTTGGTTTTATCCCCTTCGTCGTGAATCCAGAGATCATCTTTGCTGTATCCGTCGTCCTCAAGCGAAACCACTTCGGGCTTCAGGCCATCAAGGCGGATTCCCTTCTCATTATCTTTGCCGAATATCAGTGGCTCGCCATCTTCCAGGTAGATCGCCTCCCGGGGGCGTGTCTTGCGGTCGGTAAAGAGTTCAAACGCGCCGTCATTAAACACAATGCAGTTTTGGTAGATTTCCAGCATCGAGGTTCCTTTGTGATGGTGCGAGCGTTGCAGCATTTGCTGTAGGTGGCGTGGGTCGCGGTCCATCGTCCGGGCCACAAACGTGCCATCGGCTCCCATGCTTAGTGAAAGAGGATTGAAGGGATGGTCGATCGAACCGAAAGGAGTCGACTTGGTAGTTGATCCCTCCGGGGATGTAGGAGAATACTGACCTTTCGTCAAACCGTAGATCTGGTTATTGAACAACAGCAAATTCACATCCACATTCCGGCGCAGCAGCTGGACAAAGTGGTTGGCGCCGATAGACAGCGAATCACCGTCACCCGTGATGATCCAGACGCTGAGATCCGGCCGGCTTACTTTCAGACCGGTCGATATGGCCGGAGCTCTTCCATGGATGGAGTGCATGCCAAAGGTGTCCATGTAATATGGGAAACGCGCAGCACAGCCGATTCCGGAGATAAATACGATATCCTCCTTGTCCACACCAATTTCCGGCATCGTTTTTTGCACCTGTTTCAGTATGGTATAGTCACCACAACCGGGACACCATCGCACATCCTGGTCGGAAGAGAAATCCTTACTGCTGTATTCTTCTTCACCGTTTCCATTCCCCTTCTTTTTCAGGTGTTCTGTTATTTTCGTTTCAATAGCCATAATGATATGCTTTGAATGTTCTTCTGAATACGTGAATTACCTCATTTGGGAGCCGATTCCGTTCTTATCTCTTCTTTGAGCTCTTCAACGCCGAACGGCCGGCCTTTAATCTTGTTGATGCCTTTTGCCTGAATCATGAGTTCTGAACGGAGGAGGCGCACCAGCTGACCGTTGTTGATCTCGGGAACCAGCACATTATCATATCCCTTCAGCAATTTTTCCAGGTTTCTCGGGAAGGGAGAAAGATACCGGATATGAATATGAGACACATCCACCCCCTCCTGTCTCAATTCATGCACGGCAGTACGGATTGAACCATAGGTTGATCCCCATCCTACTACCACTGTTTCACCGTTTTCCACGCCGTTGTCAATTTCCTGGAGTGGGATGAACTCGGCAATCTTGTCCCGCTTAGCCTCCCGCATCTTCACCATTTTCTCGTGGTTTTCGGGATCATAGGAAACATCGCCGGTCTCATCCTCCTTCTCAAGACCGCCGACGCGGTGCTCAAGTCCTTGGGTACCGGGAATGGACCAAGAGCGGACAAACCGTTCATCGCGTACATACGGTAAAAATTTATCTCCCTCGCCATTTCCCTGTCCGTTGTTCGTCCGGGCAGGTTCAAATTTTACTTCTATCTCAGACAAATCCTTTGCTTGGGGGAACTTCCACGGCTCAGAACCATTGGCCAGATAGCCGTCAGAGAGGTACATGACCGGTATCATATGTTCCAGCGCGATTCGGCATGCTTCGAACACCGACTCAAAACAGTCGGCCGGTGAACGGGGAGCTACGATTGCAATCGGGCTCTCGCCATTCCGGCCGTACATCGCCTGCATCAGGTCGGCCTGTTCAGTTTTGGTAGGCATCCCGGTTGAGGGTCCCGCTCGCTGTATGTTGAGTATCACTAGCGGTAGCTCCAGCATTACGGCCAGCCCTATGGCTTCTCCCTTTAAGGCAATACCCGGGCCCGAAGAACTGGTTACGCCGAGACTGCCCCCAAAGGCTGCACCGATTGCAGAAGACACGGCCGCAATTTCATCTTCAGCCTGAAAGGTATAAACTCCAAAATGCTTCTGCTTTGAAAGTCCGTGCAGGATATCCGAAGCCGGTGTTATTGGATACGAACCAAAGAACAACGGTAGATTGCTTTGGTGGGCAGCAGATACGAGTCCCAATACAGTGGCGTCCGTACCGGTGATATTCCGGTAGGTACCCGGTTTTAAAGACGCTTGCTTCACCGTATAACGCGAGGTGAACACCTCAGTGGTCTCACCGTAATGGTATCCTTCCTTCAACACCTTGATATTGGCATTGGCAATATCCTGCTTGTCTTTAAATTTCTTTTCCAGGAAAGTAATTGTGGACTGAAGCGGTCGGTTGTACATCCAGTAAAGCAGCCCCAGTACAAACATGTTTTTGCACCGTTCTACCTCTTTAAAGCCAAGTGGGGAGTCTGACAAGCTTTCTTTTGTGATCTTGGCGATGTCTACTTCGAGCACATTATAATCAGCCAGGGTATCGTCTTCCAGCGGACTTACTTCCGTCTCATAATTTGCAAGATTCATGTTTCGCTTGTCGAATCCGGACGTATTGGCAATAATGGTCCCACCCGAACGCAGTAACGACAGGTTTGCCTTCAGCGCTGCTGCATTCATCACAACCAATACATCACACTTGTCTCCCGGGGTTAGGATCTCCTTGCTTCCGAAGTGAAGCTGGAAGGAGGAGACGCCCGGAACCGTGCCGGCCGGGGCGCGTATTTCCGCCGGGAATTCAGGCAGAGTTCTTAGGTCGTTGCCTTCAAGGGCAGTGGTATTGGTAAAAAGGGAACCGGTAAGCTGCATCCCGTCCCCGGAATCACCAGCAAAACGGATGGTGACTTCTTCCCGGACCTTATTTTGTACACTCATTTTGTAGTATTAGTATGTAGATTAAGGCTCATGTTATGATAAAGTAATAAAATTAAACAGAATAAGGAGTATTTTTTCAGACTGGTATTCAACTTTAATGATATATAGCCTATCTATTACAATTGCACAAAACATTTAACCATTTCCGGAGATATCATTTCCTTCTGAAATTGTTGAAGGTCACATTTTTTTGATCAGTACGTTTAAAAAACGGCCATTTTCTCAACTTTAGGTCATCAGCTGGGACCCCGCTTACTCGGCCAAACGGTGAGTTTGAACGAAAGCAGTGGTCCATTTCTTGCCCGGGTCCCATTTATTAGTTAACCTTTAATTTTGTAATCAATTCGACATTCCGGCGTCTGTTTCTTATACGCTAGGTCACTAGGTTGCCTTCATCATTTTTATAAGTAGTCCGAATGATTTATCAAATTTCCTTACAATATTTCATTCAATTGATTTTGCCTAGTATCTTCCTCTGGGAGTTATTTCGCAAATCCTATCCTTCGAAGCTTGTCTGGATAGTTAAAGTATTATTTAGTTGCTTGGTACTCTTGTTCATATTTAAAATGGCCAGGTGGGATTTAACAAGTAACTATCTTCGATGGTTGCTGGTGATTTTATTCATTCCTGCGGTTTGGGTTTCCTATAAGAATATATCTGATGCAAGCGATGAGGATAGCTCTATTACATTCTTTATTTCCCATGGGATACTTATTATTGGTCTTGTTGGCTTAAACTTCTCTGTTTTCAAAGGATATAATTATCCTAATCCAGCCATTAATCTCTCCTTTCCCTTGGCTGGAGGATCCTATTACATAGGGGGCGGCGGGACTTCGAGATGGTTAAATAATCACAC
The window above is part of the Fodinibius salicampi genome. Proteins encoded here:
- a CDS encoding spondin domain-containing protein, translated to MGVYVKKSKVLIAAMMLAVGLVSCKDIFPGNGNVPIAEYEVTIENVSESYPILKSGAFAVPVGASDPGAIGPGGAYEFEFTAPQGARLSLTTMFVQSNDWIYSFGEDGLALYNEDGSKVTGDVTSQINLYDAGTEEDQEPGTGNNQAPRQSGTDTGPADDNDNVRLVDKMDLPDNDEVIKVTLSSTSEYGFRVRVENVSTSSTLQTSEGGKPVPLSPGAWLVHPASQSALLFTAGHPDYGEGLEAIAEDGMPGELAGNLADKTGLTVPLSPGAFAVYNGDNPIFNEGKPAADNGLEEVAEDGMIDMLVSFLSSEGNVSESGGFNQPVGASGPGPLLPGDQYKFTFTATQGDRLTFTTMYVQSNDLFYSPVEQGVPLFSQGSPISGNITDQIRLWDAGTEANEEPGIGGNQALRQSGPDTGPEDSNPNVRLVNDQYDYGETSDRIKVSIQRVMN
- a CDS encoding 2-oxoacid:ferredoxin oxidoreductase subunit beta, translating into MAIETKITEHLKKKGNGNGEEEYSSKDFSSDQDVRWCPGCGDYTILKQVQKTMPEIGVDKEDIVFISGIGCAARFPYYMDTFGMHSIHGRAPAISTGLKVSRPDLSVWIITGDGDSLSIGANHFVQLLRRNVDVNLLLFNNQIYGLTKGQYSPTSPEGSTTKSTPFGSIDHPFNPLSLSMGADGTFVARTMDRDPRHLQQMLQRSHHHKGTSMLEIYQNCIVFNDGAFELFTDRKTRPREAIYLEDGEPLIFGKDNEKGIRLDGLKPEVVSLEDDGYSKDDLWIHDEGDKTKAYLLSQFFDAPAPGETHLPRPFGVLYAVERPCYEEGVSSQINAAVEGRGQGDLDTLLQGSETWEIK
- a CDS encoding 2-oxoacid:acceptor oxidoreductase subunit alpha — encoded protein: MSVQNKVREEVTIRFAGDSGDGMQLTGSLFTNTTALEGNDLRTLPEFPAEIRAPAGTVPGVSSFQLHFGSKEILTPGDKCDVLVVMNAAALKANLSLLRSGGTIIANTSGFDKRNMNLANYETEVSPLEDDTLADYNVLEVDIAKITKESLSDSPLGFKEVERCKNMFVLGLLYWMYNRPLQSTITFLEKKFKDKQDIANANIKVLKEGYHYGETTEVFTSRYTVKQASLKPGTYRNITGTDATVLGLVSAAHQSNLPLFFGSYPITPASDILHGLSKQKHFGVYTFQAEDEIAAVSSAIGAAFGGSLGVTSSSGPGIALKGEAIGLAVMLELPLVILNIQRAGPSTGMPTKTEQADLMQAMYGRNGESPIAIVAPRSPADCFESVFEACRIALEHMIPVMYLSDGYLANGSEPWKFPQAKDLSEIEVKFEPARTNNGQGNGEGDKFLPYVRDERFVRSWSIPGTQGLEHRVGGLEKEDETGDVSYDPENHEKMVKMREAKRDKIAEFIPLQEIDNGVENGETVVVGWGSTYGSIRTAVHELRQEGVDVSHIHIRYLSPFPRNLEKLLKGYDNVLVPEINNGQLVRLLRSELMIQAKGINKIKGRPFGVEELKEEIRTESAPK